One genomic segment of Oceanispirochaeta sp. includes these proteins:
- a CDS encoding GntR family transcriptional regulator, whose product MQTYKVETEDLAEKVYKNIKQMILKRQLVPGQKLTQEEMARVLGVSRTPLLSAFSKLEKEWLVESRPRRGYYIRELSREDELNLFDIRLRLEPLGAGKAALHGSPQEKKRLLMLIEDVPDFNCADSRKLFNDLDYHFHGQVMAMSRNSMLEMMLSSYNIISLSNQDEIHIDCEKSMEGHRAIADAIARGDQDAAEEAMRQHIEIGRNRIFEQRHL is encoded by the coding sequence ATGCAGACATATAAAGTAGAAACAGAAGATCTAGCTGAAAAAGTATATAAAAATATAAAACAGATGATCCTGAAGCGTCAGCTCGTTCCCGGGCAGAAACTCACTCAGGAGGAGATGGCCAGAGTATTGGGTGTTTCAAGAACCCCTCTCTTATCCGCTTTTTCCAAACTGGAAAAAGAATGGCTTGTTGAGAGCCGGCCCCGGAGAGGGTATTACATCCGTGAGTTGTCAAGAGAAGATGAGTTGAATCTCTTTGATATCCGCCTGCGTCTGGAACCTCTGGGTGCAGGGAAGGCAGCTTTACACGGCAGCCCCCAGGAGAAAAAACGTCTGTTGATGTTAATTGAAGATGTCCCCGATTTTAACTGTGCCGACAGCCGTAAACTCTTCAATGATCTGGATTATCATTTTCACGGTCAGGTCATGGCCATGAGCCGGAACAGTATGCTGGAGATGATGCTTTCTTCCTATAATATAATCAGCCTCAGTAATCAGGATGAAATTCATATTGACTGCGAAAAAAGTATGGAAGGGCATAGAGCCATCGCGGATGCCATTGCCAGGGGGGATCAGGACGCTGCCGAAGAAGCCATGCGTCAGCATATAGAGATTGGCCGGAACAGAATATTCGAGCAGAGGCACCTATGA
- a CDS encoding GntR family transcriptional regulator: protein MSRISRDALGDLVYDQIVRMLLNHDLEPGEKILKKNLADVIGVSQTPINEAVSRLISEGIIEQKGRSGLFIRIFTNKDMMELFAVRAGLEGTALHLCMEEPENPRFKRVLNLFDDFSYPLPEERFLEYQKRDQEFHGEILKISGNRVILDFIRNFEFILRCYQKGLIRSPNETLMEHKSIVEAIRSGNTEQAQQLIMSHHWKTRERLKEMPES from the coding sequence ATGAGCCGAATATCCCGGGATGCCCTGGGTGATCTGGTGTATGACCAGATTGTCCGTATGCTCCTGAACCATGATCTGGAACCTGGAGAAAAAATTCTGAAGAAGAATTTGGCAGACGTCATCGGAGTCAGTCAAACTCCTATAAATGAAGCGGTCAGCCGGCTGATCAGTGAGGGAATCATTGAACAGAAAGGCCGTTCCGGCCTCTTTATCCGGATCTTTACCAATAAGGATATGATGGAACTTTTTGCAGTCAGAGCCGGTCTGGAAGGTACGGCCCTTCATCTGTGTATGGAAGAACCCGAAAATCCCCGTTTCAAACGCGTATTAAATCTTTTTGATGATTTTTCATACCCCTTGCCGGAAGAACGATTTCTGGAATACCAGAAAAGGGACCAGGAATTTCACGGAGAAATTCTTAAAATATCAGGGAACAGGGTCATTCTGGATTTTATAAGGAATTTTGAGTTTATCCTGCGCTGTTATCAGAAAGGACTGATCCGTTCTCCCAATGAAACCCTGATGGAACACAAGAGTATTGTAGAAGCCATCCGCAGCGGGAATACAGAGCAGGCGCAGCAGCTGATCATGAGTCATCATTGGAAAACAAGAGAACGATTAAAGGAAATGCCCGAGTCTTAA